In Arcanobacterium wilhelmae, the following are encoded in one genomic region:
- the rpsC gene encoding 30S ribosomal protein S3, translating into MGQKVNPTGFRLGLTTEHRAKWFTDSSKPGQSYADFIGEDIKIRKMVEKNLDRAGISRVNIERRSERVVVDIHTARPGIVIGRRGAEAERLRADLEKLIGKGIHLNILDVKNPEADAQLIAQGIAEQLAARVSFRRAMRKSIQSAQRAGVKGIRVSVSGRLGGAEMSRNEFYLEGRVPLHTLRANIDYGFYEAKTTFGRIGVKVWVYRGDMTDAEYERQLNESSRGRGRGNGRGGRRNERGNRGGRGNRQENVNKAEAPKAEQPATTQETEA; encoded by the coding sequence ATGGGACAGAAAGTTAACCCGACCGGTTTCCGCCTCGGTCTGACCACCGAGCACCGTGCGAAGTGGTTTACTGACTCTTCGAAGCCGGGTCAGTCCTACGCCGATTTCATTGGTGAGGACATCAAGATCCGCAAGATGGTTGAGAAGAACCTCGATCGCGCTGGTATCTCGCGCGTGAATATCGAGCGTCGTAGCGAGCGCGTGGTCGTGGATATCCACACCGCCCGCCCGGGTATCGTCATCGGCCGCCGTGGCGCCGAGGCCGAGCGCCTTCGCGCAGACCTCGAGAAGCTGATCGGCAAGGGTATTCACCTCAACATCCTTGATGTGAAGAACCCGGAGGCTGATGCTCAGCTCATCGCCCAGGGCATCGCTGAGCAGCTGGCCGCTCGTGTTTCGTTCCGTCGCGCAATGCGTAAGTCGATCCAGTCGGCTCAGCGCGCTGGCGTGAAGGGCATTCGCGTGTCGGTTTCGGGCCGCCTTGGTGGCGCCGAAATGTCGCGTAACGAGTTCTACCTCGAGGGCCGTGTGCCGTTGCACACGCTCCGCGCGAACATTGACTACGGCTTCTACGAGGCAAAGACCACCTTCGGCCGCATCGGCGTGAAGGTTTGGGTCTACCGTGGGGACATGACCGACGCCGAGTACGAGCGTCAGCTCAACGAGTCGTCGCGCGGCCGTGGCCGTGGCAACGGTCGTGGTGGCCGCCGTAACGAGCGCGGTAACCGCGGTGGTCGTGGCAACCGCCAGGAGAACGTGAACAAGGCTGAGGCCCCGAAGGCCGAGCAGCCCGCTACTACCCAGGAAACGGAGGCCTGA
- the rplP gene encoding 50S ribosomal protein L16 → MLIPRRTKHRKQHRPTRSGMSKGGNTLAFGEYGIQALEPAYVTNRQIEAARIAMTRHIKRGGKVWINIFPDRPLTQKPLGTRMGSGKGAVEWWIANVKPGRVLFELGGVDENLAREAMSRAMHKLPMKTRFITREDGE, encoded by the coding sequence ATGCTCATTCCCCGCCGCACAAAGCACCGTAAGCAGCACCGTCCGACCCGTTCGGGTATGTCCAAGGGCGGCAACACCTTGGCCTTTGGCGAATACGGCATCCAGGCCCTCGAGCCGGCCTACGTCACCAACCGCCAGATCGAAGCAGCTCGTATTGCGATGACTCGTCACATCAAGCGTGGCGGTAAGGTGTGGATCAACATCTTCCCGGATCGCCCGCTGACCCAGAAGCCGCTCGGTACCCGAATGGGTTCCGGTAAGGGCGCTGTTGAATGGTGGATCGCAAATGTGAAGCCGGGCCGTGTTCTCTTTGAACTCGGTGGCGTCGACGAGAACCTGGCCCGCGAGGCCATGTCTCGTGCAATGCACAAGCTTCCGATGAAGACCCGTTTTATTACCCGAGAGGATGGTGAATGA
- the rpmC gene encoding 50S ribosomal protein L29 has translation MMAKGISTAELDKLTDAQLAERLGESKEELFNLRFSAVTHRLEDSGRLKEVRREIARIYTVARERELGIRTAPSAKK, from the coding sequence ATGATGGCTAAGGGCATCAGCACCGCAGAGCTCGACAAGCTCACCGATGCGCAGCTCGCAGAGCGCCTTGGGGAGTCGAAGGAAGAACTGTTCAACCTTCGTTTCTCCGCCGTGACCCACCGTCTCGAAGACAGCGGTCGCCTGAAGGAAGTTCGCCGCGAAATCGCACGTATCTACACCGTTGCCCGCGAGCGTGAGTTGGGCATCCGCACCGCTCCGTCGGCAAAGAAGTGA
- the rpsQ gene encoding 30S ribosomal protein S17 produces MSEQIETTQRNYRKVRTGYVVSEKMDKTIVVEVNDRRKHPLYGKVMTRTTKVKAHDENNEAHLGDLVRIMETRPLSATKHFRLVEIIERAK; encoded by the coding sequence ATGAGCGAGCAGATTGAAACGACCCAGCGCAATTACCGCAAGGTTCGCACGGGCTACGTTGTCAGTGAGAAAATGGACAAGACCATCGTGGTCGAGGTTAACGATCGCCGTAAGCACCCGCTTTACGGTAAGGTCATGACTCGTACGACAAAGGTTAAGGCTCACGACGAGAACAATGAGGCTCACCTCGGCGATCTCGTCCGTATCATGGAGACCCGCCCGCTGTCTGCGACCAAGCACTTCCGCCTGGTCGAGATCATCGAGCGAGCAAAGTGA
- the rplN gene encoding 50S ribosomal protein L14 has product MIQQESRLKVADNTGAKEILTIRVLGGSKRRYAGIGDTIVATVKDAIPGGNVKKGDVVKAVVVRATKSTRRADGSYIKFDENAAVLLKNDNEPRGTRIFGPVARELRDKKFMRIVSLAPEVI; this is encoded by the coding sequence ATGATCCAGCAGGAGTCGCGGCTGAAGGTCGCCGACAACACCGGTGCGAAGGAGATTCTCACCATCCGTGTTCTCGGTGGCTCGAAGAGGCGCTACGCCGGAATTGGCGACACGATTGTCGCCACCGTCAAGGATGCTATTCCTGGCGGAAATGTGAAGAAGGGCGACGTCGTTAAGGCGGTCGTCGTCCGTGCAACGAAGAGCACGCGCCGTGCAGACGGTTCGTACATCAAGTTCGACGAGAACGCGGCAGTGCTCCTGAAGAACGATAACGAGCCCCGCGGTACCCGTATTTTCGGACCCGTGGCACGCGAGCTGCGTGACAAGAAGTTCATGCGCATCGTGTCGCTCGCTCCGGAGGTGATCTGA
- the rplX gene encoding 50S ribosomal protein L24, whose protein sequence is MAKIKKGDLVQVIAGRDKGLQGRVLEVDTKRDRVVVEGVQRVKKHTKVGRTDRGAATGGIETVEAPIHVSNVALVGPDKKPIRVGFREVEVERDGRKKIMRERIGRRAGEEIEL, encoded by the coding sequence ATGGCGAAGATCAAGAAGGGTGATCTCGTGCAGGTCATCGCTGGTCGCGACAAGGGTCTCCAGGGCCGTGTGCTCGAAGTGGACACCAAGCGTGACCGCGTGGTTGTCGAGGGCGTGCAGCGCGTGAAGAAGCACACCAAGGTTGGCCGCACTGATCGTGGTGCAGCAACTGGTGGAATCGAGACCGTTGAGGCTCCGATTCACGTGTCGAACGTTGCGCTGGTTGGCCCGGATAAGAAGCCGATTCGCGTTGGCTTCCGCGAGGTTGAAGTCGAGCGCGATGGTCGTAAGAAGATCATGCGCGAGCGTATCGGCCGCCGCGCAGGAGAGGAGATCGAGCTGTGA
- the rplE gene encoding 50S ribosomal protein L5: MTPRKKALYKDEIVAKLQEEFKYENVSLIPGLSKIVVNMGVGDAARDSKVLDGAIADITAITGQKPQVTKARKSIAQFKLREGQPIGCHVTLRGDRMWEFLDRLLSTALPRIRDFRGLSAQQFDGNGNYTFGLTEQSVFHEIDMDKIDRVRGMDITVVTTAKTDDEGRSLLKHLGFPFKEN, encoded by the coding sequence GTGACCCCTCGGAAGAAGGCACTGTACAAGGACGAGATCGTCGCGAAGCTCCAGGAGGAGTTCAAGTACGAGAACGTCTCGCTCATCCCCGGCCTGTCGAAGATCGTTGTGAACATGGGTGTCGGCGACGCCGCCCGTGATTCGAAGGTGCTTGACGGCGCTATCGCCGACATCACCGCGATCACCGGCCAGAAGCCGCAGGTGACCAAGGCTCGCAAGTCGATCGCACAGTTTAAGCTTCGCGAGGGCCAGCCGATTGGCTGCCACGTGACGCTTCGTGGCGATCGTATGTGGGAGTTCCTTGATCGTCTGCTCTCGACCGCACTGCCGCGTATTCGCGACTTCCGCGGTCTGTCCGCTCAGCAGTTCGACGGCAATGGCAACTACACCTTCGGTCTGACGGAACAGTCTGTGTTCCACGAGATCGACATGGACAAGATTGATCGTGTCCGTGGCATGGATATCACCGTTGTCACCACCGCAAAGACCGATGATGAGGGCCGCTCGCTTCTGAAGCACCTCGGATTCCCGTTTAAGGAGAACTGA
- a CDS encoding type Z 30S ribosomal protein S14 — translation MAKTSLKVKAARKPKFAVRAYTRCQRCGRPHSVYRKFGLCRVCLREMALAGELPGVKKSSW, via the coding sequence ATGGCGAAAACGTCTCTGAAGGTAAAGGCTGCTCGTAAGCCGAAGTTTGCTGTTCGTGCCTACACGCGCTGCCAGCGCTGCGGTCGTCCGCACTCGGTGTACCGCAAGTTTGGCCTGTGCCGTGTGTGCCTGCGCGAGATGGCCCTTGCGGGCGAGCTCCCGGGCGTGAAGAAGTCCAGCTGGTAA
- the rpsH gene encoding 30S ribosomal protein S8, whose product MSMTDPIADMLTRLRNANSAFHESVSMPYSKMKANIASILEREGYIAKFEVEEAKVGKTLTLTLKYGSGRERALAGLRRISKPGLRVYAKSTNLPQVLGGLGVAILSTSSGLLTDREAKDKGVGGEVLAYIW is encoded by the coding sequence ATGTCTATGACAGACCCAATTGCAGATATGCTCACGCGTCTGCGCAACGCCAATTCGGCGTTCCACGAGTCGGTGTCGATGCCGTACTCGAAGATGAAGGCCAACATCGCCTCGATTCTCGAGCGTGAAGGCTACATCGCCAAGTTCGAGGTGGAGGAGGCGAAGGTCGGCAAGACCCTCACCCTCACCCTCAAGTACGGTTCGGGCCGCGAGCGTGCGCTCGCCGGTTTGCGTCGTATCTCGAAGCCGGGTCTTCGCGTTTACGCGAAGTCCACCAATCTCCCTCAGGTCCTCGGCGGCCTCGGCGTTGCGATTCTTTCGACGTCGTCTGGCCTTCTGACCGACCGTGAGGCCAAGGACAAGGGCGTAGGCGGGGAAGTCCTCGCTTACATCTGGTAA
- the rplF gene encoding 50S ribosomal protein L6, with protein sequence MSRIGKLPVAVPAGVEVKIDGRTVSVKGPKGELTHGVPEPIEVALEDGQIVVTRPNDERVSRSLHGLTRTLLNNNVIGVTEGYTKALEIVGTGYRVVAKGKDLEFSLGYSHTILVEAPEGITFQVEGPTKFSVSGINKQQVGEIAARIRKLRKPEPYKGKGVKYAGEQIRRKAGKAGK encoded by the coding sequence ATGTCTCGTATTGGTAAGCTCCCCGTTGCCGTCCCGGCTGGCGTTGAGGTGAAGATTGACGGCCGTACCGTTTCGGTGAAGGGCCCGAAGGGTGAACTCACCCACGGGGTCCCCGAGCCGATTGAAGTTGCTCTCGAGGACGGTCAGATTGTCGTGACCCGACCGAACGATGAGCGTGTTTCGCGTTCGTTGCACGGTCTGACCCGTACTCTGCTGAACAACAACGTTATCGGCGTTACTGAGGGCTACACGAAGGCTCTCGAGATCGTCGGTACTGGTTACCGCGTTGTCGCCAAGGGTAAGGACCTCGAGTTCTCGCTCGGCTACTCGCACACGATCCTCGTTGAGGCTCCGGAAGGTATCACCTTCCAGGTCGAAGGCCCGACGAAGTTCTCAGTGAGCGGCATCAACAAGCAGCAGGTGGGCGAAATCGCTGCCCGTATCCGCAAGCTTCGCAAGCCTGAACCCTACAAGGGTAAGGGCGTCAAGTACGCCGGTGAGCAGATCCGCCGCAAGGCTGGAAAGGCTGGTAAGTGA
- the rplR gene encoding 50S ribosomal protein L18, with amino-acid sequence MAVSIKGKGKFVARARRHMRLRKRISGTTERPRLVVTRSNRHMVAQIIDDTVGRTLVAASTLEAELRSGNENKVDKARKVGELIAKRATEAGITAVVFDRGGNKYHGRVAAVADGARDGGLTL; translated from the coding sequence ATGGCAGTATCAATCAAGGGCAAGGGCAAGTTCGTTGCTCGCGCACGTCGCCACATGCGCCTGCGCAAGCGCATCTCGGGTACCACCGAGCGTCCCCGTCTCGTCGTCACTCGCTCCAACCGCCATATGGTTGCGCAGATCATCGACGACACCGTGGGCCGCACCCTGGTGGCTGCTTCCACCCTCGAAGCCGAGCTCCGCTCGGGCAACGAGAACAAGGTGGACAAGGCGCGCAAGGTTGGCGAACTGATCGCCAAGCGCGCCACCGAGGCCGGAATTACCGCAGTGGTCTTCGACCGCGGCGGTAACAAGTACCATGGTCGCGTTGCTGCGGTTGCCGATGGCGCCCGCGACGGCGGACTGACCCTGTAA
- the rpsE gene encoding 30S ribosomal protein S5 produces the protein MAAEQHEANGTGRDQRQGRRGGRNNDRRNDRRAEEKNPYIERVVTINRVAKTVKGGRRMSFTALVVVGDGNGTVGVGYGKAKEVPAAIAKGTEEAKKNFFKVPRLGTTIPHVVQGEDAAGVVLLRPASQGTGVIAGGPVRAIMEAAGIHNVLSKSLGSSNAINIVRGTIAALKKLEQPEAVAARRGLPLERVAPAAMLRARAEFEKKAREDAEAAEAAAENEAAAAGVGA, from the coding sequence ATGGCTGCAGAGCAGCATGAAGCGAACGGCACCGGGCGCGATCAGCGCCAGGGCCGCCGCGGTGGCCGCAACAATGACCGCCGCAACGATCGCCGCGCCGAAGAGAAGAACCCGTACATCGAGCGCGTTGTGACCATTAACCGCGTGGCGAAGACCGTCAAGGGCGGTCGCCGTATGTCTTTCACCGCTCTTGTGGTGGTAGGCGACGGTAACGGCACTGTGGGTGTTGGTTACGGCAAGGCTAAGGAAGTTCCCGCGGCTATTGCCAAGGGCACCGAGGAAGCTAAGAAGAACTTCTTCAAGGTTCCGCGCCTGGGCACCACCATCCCGCACGTTGTGCAGGGTGAGGACGCCGCTGGTGTGGTTCTCCTTCGTCCGGCTTCCCAGGGTACCGGCGTTATTGCCGGTGGTCCGGTCCGTGCGATCATGGAGGCCGCAGGCATCCACAACGTACTGAGCAAGTCGCTCGGTTCCTCCAACGCGATCAACATCGTGCGCGGAACCATCGCGGCTCTGAAGAAGCTCGAGCAGCCTGAGGCTGTGGCCGCACGCCGCGGCCTCCCGCTTGAGCGCGTGGCGCCGGCTGCGATGCTTCGCGCTCGTGCCGAGTTCGAGAAGAAGGCTCGTGAGGATGCTGAGGCCGCCGAGGCCGCAGCTGAGAACGAGGCCGCAGCAGCAGGAGTTGGTGCGTGA
- the rpmD gene encoding 50S ribosomal protein L30, which translates to MMKLQITQVKGLVGSKLNQKETMKTLGLRKIHQTVVREDTPAVRGMIRAVAHLVEVEEVD; encoded by the coding sequence GTGATGAAGCTTCAGATTACTCAGGTTAAGGGCCTCGTCGGCTCGAAGTTGAATCAGAAGGAAACCATGAAGACCCTCGGTCTTCGCAAGATTCACCAGACGGTGGTCCGCGAAGATACGCCGGCGGTCCGCGGCATGATCCGCGCAGTGGCACACCTCGTTGAAGTGGAGGAGGTTGACTGA